The stretch of DNA GACATAGGTGAAGTCGCGGTACATCTCGCCTTCATTGTATATGTCGATCGGCTCGCCGTTCAGGATGCCGCGGGTGAACTTGAACAGGGCCATGTCCGGACGCCCCCACGGCCCGTAGACGGTGAAGAAGCGGAACATCGTCGTCGGCAGGTTCCACAAGTGCGCATAGGAATGCGCCATCGCCTCGTTCGCCTTCTTGGTCGCCGCGTAGAGCGTGAGCGGCGTGTCCGCCTGTTGGCGCTCATGGAAGGGCATTTCGGTGTTCGCGCCATAGACCGAGCTGGTCGAGGCCATGAGGAGGTGGGAAACGCCGAGCTCGCGCGCGCATTCCATGACGTTGAAGGCGCCGACGAGGTTCGCATCGACATAGGCGCGCGGGTTCTCGAGGCTGTAGCGCACTCCGGCTTGCGCTGCGAGGTGGACGATGACCTCGGGCTTCTCCTCCATGGCGAGAGCATGGAGTCGCTCCATGTCCTCGAGCATGCCGACTTCGGCACGGAACTGCTGGTTTTGAAGTAGCATCTGGTGGCGCCGGTCTTTGAGGCGCACATCATAATAATCGGTCAGCCCGTCGTAACCGACGACGCGGAATCCTTCGTCGAGCAGTAGTTTTGCAAGGTGATAGCCGATGAAGCCGGCGGAACCCGTGATCAGGACCGTGCGCAAAGCAATCCCCCTTCCAATACCCTTTTGTCGTTCGATCCAGAGGGGCACAAGCTGGCGCTTTACCTTCCGCCTCCAGCGATGCCTTGGATTCTCTCGTCTTGCAATCGTTTGAGGCCGCGCATTGGTTCTCGCCTATTGCCTAGGCAAACGGGGAGGGCAGCATTTGTGGGTTGCGCTTCGCAGCCGCGCATAAATGGTGGGTGCCCAAAGCTAGTCCTGACGAAGACTGCCTCGAGACCGAACGATGGCAGCTACCAGCAGGCCAATCGACGCTCCCAAGAGGTCGGCAAGCCAATCGACAATATCGGGTGTGCGGCCAATCTGGGGGCTGGCTTGCACCCCTTCGATCAGTCCCCCGAACACGGCCAGTCCGAGAAGGAGCAGGATGAGGCGCACGCCGGGATATGCAAGCGCCGCCAAGGCACCTAGGATCAGGAAAGCGAGTAGATGCTGAAGCTTGTCGTCCACCGCGGCAAGAACTCCGGGCGGTTCGGGCATTATGGCAAGGGCAAAGGCCGAGCACAGCGCGCCCCAGAAGGCGGCCTGGAAGAGCTTGTGTGGGTTCTGGATCACCTGTTCTTCCGCTCGATAGCTTCGGATGAGTGTGCGATGTATTGCCTAGGGGTATCGCCCCCAATGATTATCCGGCGGTTCCTGGTGGCCGAATATATAAGCATGGGACAGAAGCGCGGGTCATTCTGCCTACGAGATCGATAGCACCTAGCCACCCGCAAACCCCTCGCATGGAGACGCTGATTGGGATTCAGCGGGTCGCGAAAGGAGATTGGTGATGCACTACGCAGCCTGTTTTCGCTTGCGGAGCACCTGTGGCGGCTGAGCAAGGACGGCGATTCGCTCGAGGTTTTGGCGGGCATGGTTCAATTTGAGCGATTCCGGCCTCTCCTGGTCAAGGGCCTTGGTTATGGCGGCGGCGCCAAGGGTAGCCGACCTCCCTTTGACCCGGTGGCGATGTTCAAGGTGCTGGTGTTCATCCGCAAGCCAACGGTGGCATCGGCCGCCGATAGCGATGGACGCCAGTTGCGGACCACTTCAGTGCGCCGAACAGGCTACAGACCCAGTGTTCAGTCCATTCGGAACGAGGCAATCTTCCGTGGAATGATGCATCTGAACCAATCAGCCACCAATGCAATGTGAGCTCGGGACAGCGCTTGCACTGCGTCCCGGCGACGGCGTCGTCATGGACAACCTCTCGAGCCATAAGCGCGCAGCCGTCAAGGAGAGGATCGAGGCGGCCGGAGCCCCCTTGCGCTTCCTTCCGTTTCAACTCGATCGAGAAGGCGGTCTCACGCCCCAAGGCCATGCCACGCAAGGCTGGCGAGCGCACCGTCCGCGGCCCGTGGCCCCTGATCGGCAGGCTCGTCGACATCTTCCCGGCCCAACTAATGCGACAAGTACTTCAGATTATGCGGCTATGAACCGGAATGAAAACGATCTAGCGCAACAACGGCCTCCACCAGTGCTTGTTGTCGAGATACCAGCGCAATGTCTGGCGCAGGCCTTCGTCAAAATTGCGGGTCGGGGCATAGCCGAGTTTGGAGCGCGCCTTGGTCTCGTCGATCGCGTAGCGCCGGTCGTGCCCGGCACGGTCGGTCACGAAGGTCTTGAGGCTCTCGCTTTTGCCGCCCTTCGCCGCCGGCGCCTGCGGATAGCGGTCCGTAAGACCGTCGATCTCCGCAAAGGCCCGGTCGGCTTGACGGCAGATGGCTTCGATCACGGCGAGGTTGGGCAATTCCGCCCCGCCGCCGATATTGTAGGTCTCGCCCGGCTTTCCCCGTTCGAGGCATGCCTCGATCCCGCGGCAGTGGTCCTCCACGTGGAGCCAGTCGCGCACGTTCATGCCGTCGCCATAGATCGGCAGCGGCTTGCCCG from Erythrobacter sp. encodes:
- a CDS encoding NAD-dependent epimerase/dehydratase family protein, with translation MRTVLITGSAGFIGYHLAKLLLDEGFRVVGYDGLTDYYDVRLKDRRHQMLLQNQQFRAEVGMLEDMERLHALAMEEKPEVIVHLAAQAGVRYSLENPRAYVDANLVGAFNVMECARELGVSHLLMASTSSVYGANTEMPFHERQQADTPLTLYAATKKANEAMAHSYAHLWNLPTTMFRFFTVYGPWGRPDMALFKFTRGILNGEPIDIYNEGEMYRDFTYVADLVRGIRLLIDRAPERPASPEDIAPHDSLSPAAPWRVVNIGNSEKVRLMDFVEAIEAECGREAVKNFMPMQKGDVPATWADATLLKQLTGYAPQTGIREGVKAFVAWYRDYYGV
- a CDS encoding VanZ family protein: MIQNPHKLFQAAFWGALCSAFALAIMPEPPGVLAAVDDKLQHLLAFLILGALAALAYPGVRLILLLLGLAVFGGLIEGVQASPQIGRTPDIVDWLADLLGASIGLLVAAIVRSRGSLRQD